The Paracoccus liaowanqingii genome window below encodes:
- a CDS encoding DUF2125 domain-containing protein — MRRAVIGAGVAVALLAGAWLGAESLASRRVAQAIAADPALQATEVRALRDPRRIGIELRGLDYRDPALGISLPWARLSLQPLSPLTARLDLPGRGTILQGGDSLELGLARSEARLSLSPLNRMAPDRLNLQAEGVTLDGQPLAEGLSLQARLVSLDAAAPDLAGAAYDLQLSLAGLQTDALARIGLDPGPLPGPIAADGPLRLWLDRSPSVTGDTAPQLVGWQTEGLSLQAGEIGLRIVGRLSRDAQGRAEGQLALYSSDADAMIGLAAGLGLIPAQGQLLLRAGLSQLARAPMDASLPGPEFPDPAEGELRLPIVMRDGRLMLGGMAIGPAPAL; from the coding sequence ATGCGCAGGGCGGTGATTGGGGCAGGGGTGGCGGTGGCGCTGCTGGCAGGGGCGTGGCTGGGGGCGGAAAGCCTGGCCAGCCGCCGGGTGGCCCAAGCGATCGCCGCCGATCCGGCCCTGCAGGCGACCGAGGTCCGGGCCTTGCGCGACCCGCGCCGGATCGGGATCGAGCTGCGCGGGCTGGACTATCGCGATCCCGCCCTGGGGATCAGCCTGCCTTGGGCGCGACTGTCCCTGCAGCCCCTGTCGCCGCTGACGGCGCGGCTGGACCTGCCCGGCCGGGGCACCATCCTGCAGGGCGGCGACAGCCTGGAGCTGGGCTTGGCGCGGTCCGAGGCCCGCCTGTCGCTGTCGCCCCTGAACCGCATGGCGCCCGACCGCCTGAACCTGCAGGCCGAGGGCGTGACGCTGGACGGCCAGCCCTTGGCTGAAGGGCTCTCGCTGCAGGCGCGGCTGGTGTCCCTGGATGCGGCGGCCCCGGATCTGGCCGGGGCGGCCTATGACCTGCAGCTGTCGCTGGCGGGGCTGCAGACCGATGCCTTGGCGCGGATCGGCCTGGACCCCGGCCCGCTGCCGGGCCCGATCGCGGCAGACGGCCCGCTGCGGCTCTGGCTGGACCGCAGCCCGAGCGTCACCGGGGACACGGCGCCGCAGCTGGTCGGCTGGCAGACTGAGGGCCTGTCGCTCCAGGCCGGAGAGATTGGATTGCGCATCGTCGGCCGCCTGTCGCGCGACGCCCAAGGCCGGGCCGAAGGGCAGCTGGCGCTCTATTCCTCGGATGCGGATGCGATGATCGGCCTGGCGGCGGGGCTGGGCCTGATCCCGGCGCAGGGGCAGTTGCTGCTGCGCGCGGGCCTGTCGCAGCTGGCCCGCGCGCCGATGGACGCCAGCCTGCCCGGCCCCGAGTTCCCAGACCCCGCCGAGGGAGAGCTGCGCCTGCCCATCGTGATGCGCGACGGCCGACTGATGCTGGGCGGCATGGCGATCGGCCCCGCCCCGGCGCTGTAA
- the rpsD gene encoding 30S ribosomal protein S4, giving the protein MTKRTSAKYKLDRRMGENIWGRAKSPVNRREYGPGQHGQRRKNKLSDFGTQLRAKQKLKGHYGDLTEKQFRRIYAEAERIKGDTGENLVGLLERRLDAVVYRAKFVATIWAARQFVNHGHIQVNGQRVNIASYRVKEGDVISIRERSRQLAIVLEAVSLTERDVPDFLEVDHNKMTATFVRTPALSDIPYAVQMEPNLVVEFYAKN; this is encoded by the coding sequence GTGACCAAACGCACGTCTGCCAAGTACAAACTCGACCGCCGCATGGGCGAGAACATCTGGGGCCGCGCCAAGTCGCCGGTCAACCGCCGCGAATACGGCCCCGGCCAGCACGGCCAGCGCCGCAAGAACAAGCTGTCCGACTTCGGCACCCAGCTGCGCGCCAAGCAGAAGCTGAAGGGCCATTACGGCGACCTGACCGAGAAGCAGTTCCGCCGCATCTATGCCGAGGCCGAGCGCATCAAGGGCGACACCGGCGAGAACCTGGTGGGTCTGCTGGAGCGCCGCCTGGACGCCGTCGTCTATCGCGCGAAATTCGTGGCAACCATCTGGGCCGCCCGCCAGTTCGTGAACCACGGCCATATCCAGGTCAACGGCCAGCGCGTGAACATCGCGTCCTACCGTGTCAAGGAAGGCGACGTGATCTCCATCCGCGAGCGCTCGCGCCAGCTGGCCATCGTGCTGGAAGCCGTGTCGCTGACCGAGCGCGACGTGCCCGACTTCCTGGAAGTCGACCACAACAAGATGACCGCGACCTTCGTGCGCACCCCGGCGCTGAGCGACATTCCCTATGCCGTGCAGATGGAACCGAACCTGGTCGTCGAATTCTACGCGAAGAACTGA
- a CDS encoding prephenate/arogenate dehydrogenase family protein — protein sequence MSAIYDRVALIGLGLIAGSMAHAMRQGGLAGEITGYARSRATRDTAREIDLCDRVCDSAAEAVAGADLVVLAVPVGAMGAVMAEIAPHLAQGATITDVGSVKQSVIDAVAPHLPAGVHFIPGHPLAGTEHSGPRAGFASLFANRWWLLTPLPDTDPAALARLDALITAMGAKTDRMEAPHHDLVLAVTSHAPHLIAYTMVGVADHLRRVSGEEVIQYSAAGFRDFTRIAASDPTMWRDVFLHNKEATLDILGRFTEELFVLQRAIRMGDGPQLHDYFTRTRAIRRGIIEAGQDTEAPDFGRTPGARPAE from the coding sequence ATGAGCGCGATCTATGACCGCGTGGCCCTGATCGGGCTGGGGCTGATCGCCGGGTCCATGGCCCATGCGATGCGCCAGGGCGGGCTGGCGGGCGAGATCACGGGCTATGCCCGCAGCCGCGCCACCCGCGACACCGCGCGCGAGATCGACCTGTGCGACCGCGTCTGCGACAGCGCCGCCGAGGCCGTGGCGGGCGCCGACCTGGTCGTGCTGGCGGTGCCGGTGGGCGCCATGGGCGCGGTGATGGCCGAGATCGCCCCGCATCTGGCGCAGGGCGCCACGATCACCGATGTGGGCTCGGTCAAGCAGTCGGTCATCGACGCGGTGGCGCCGCATCTGCCCGCGGGCGTGCATTTCATCCCCGGCCATCCGCTGGCCGGGACCGAGCATTCGGGGCCGCGCGCGGGCTTTGCCAGCCTGTTCGCCAATCGCTGGTGGCTGCTGACGCCGCTGCCCGACACCGATCCGGCGGCGCTGGCCCGGCTGGACGCCCTGATCACCGCGATGGGCGCCAAGACCGACCGGATGGAGGCGCCTCATCACGATCTGGTCCTGGCGGTGACCAGCCATGCACCGCACCTGATCGCCTACACGATGGTGGGCGTGGCCGACCATCTGCGCCGCGTCTCGGGCGAGGAGGTGATCCAGTATTCGGCCGCGGGCTTCCGGGACTTCACCCGGATCGCGGCCAGCGACCCGACCATGTGGCGCGACGTGTTCCTGCACAACAAGGAGGCGACACTGGACATCCTGGGCCGCTTCACCGAGGAGCTGTTCGTGCTGCAGCGCGCCATCCGCATGGGCGACGGCCCGCAGCTGCACGATTACTTCACCCGCACCCGCGCCATCCGTCGCGGCATCATCGAGGCGGGCCAGGATACCGAGGCCCCGGATTTCGGCCGCACCCCCGGCGCCCGTCCCGCCGAGTAG
- a CDS encoding flagellar motor switch protein FliG yields MTTQTGLNQRQKAAVIVRLLLDDDEVAGLDRLDSDSQTLLAQEMAGMEVIDRQTRDAVITEFCDRLDAVGVTFPGNLDGTLEMLGTRLSDDSTDQLRQRAAMSGQSDPWARLCKLPNEALITLAQSESVELVALMLSKLPVEAASATFLALPRERARVVAQAMSMTSGVTPPALKRVGLVLLQAAATLPKPAIATPACDRMGAILNFATADLRDDVLGALDERDADFAAGVRKAIFIFTHIPARVEPRDVPRLVRELDQTTLVRALSSPTEADAAAAEFILSNLSQRMADGLREEREALGKPRPKDVEEAMTEVVSAVRRLQEAGQLILKLPQDEG; encoded by the coding sequence ATGACCACCCAGACAGGGCTGAACCAGCGGCAGAAGGCGGCCGTGATCGTGCGGCTTCTGCTGGACGATGACGAGGTCGCGGGGCTGGACCGGCTGGACAGCGACAGCCAGACGCTGCTGGCGCAGGAAATGGCGGGGATGGAGGTGATCGACCGCCAGACCCGCGACGCCGTCATCACCGAATTCTGCGACCGTCTGGACGCCGTGGGCGTCACCTTTCCCGGCAATCTGGACGGCACGCTGGAAATGCTGGGAACGCGGCTGTCGGACGACAGCACCGACCAGCTGCGCCAGCGCGCCGCGATGTCGGGCCAGTCCGACCCCTGGGCGCGGCTCTGCAAGCTGCCGAACGAAGCGCTGATCACGCTGGCGCAGTCCGAATCGGTGGAACTGGTGGCCCTGATGCTGTCCAAGCTGCCGGTCGAGGCGGCCTCGGCCACCTTCCTCGCCCTGCCGCGCGAACGGGCGCGGGTGGTGGCGCAGGCGATGTCGATGACCTCGGGGGTGACCCCGCCTGCCCTGAAGCGCGTGGGGCTGGTGCTGCTGCAGGCGGCGGCCACCCTGCCCAAGCCCGCCATCGCCACGCCCGCCTGCGACCGGATGGGCGCGATCCTGAACTTCGCCACCGCCGATCTGCGCGACGACGTGCTGGGCGCGCTGGACGAACGCGACGCCGATTTCGCCGCGGGGGTCCGCAAGGCGATCTTCATCTTCACCCATATCCCCGCGCGCGTCGAACCCCGCGACGTTCCCCGTCTGGTGCGCGAACTGGACCAGACGACGCTGGTGCGCGCGCTGTCCTCCCCGACCGAGGCGGATGCGGCGGCGGCGGAATTCATCCTGTCGAACCTGTCGCAGCGCATGGCCGACGGCCTGCGCGAGGAACGCGAGGCCCTGGGCAAGCCGCGGCCCAAGGATGTCGAGGAGGCGATGACCGAGGTCGTCTCGGCAGTGCGCCGCCTGCAGGAGGCCGGGCAGCTGATCCTGAAGCTGCCGCAGGACGAGGGATGA
- a CDS encoding gamma-glutamylcyclotransferase, translated as MERIDWVFGYGSLIWNPGFDPVETVRARLAGYARSFCLRSIQHRGTEALPGLVLGLDPQEGALCQGVALRIAPADHDRVLAELRDRELVTDAYRETILPLALEDGRRVSALAYVMRRDHWQYAGDLPHDEQARIIAAAHGGRGANADYLFNTAAHLAQIGMADDHLDALSQAVRAQQSRQG; from the coding sequence ATGGAACGCATCGATTGGGTCTTCGGCTATGGCTCGCTGATCTGGAACCCGGGCTTCGATCCGGTCGAGACGGTGCGCGCGCGGCTGGCGGGCTATGCGCGCAGCTTCTGCCTGCGCTCGATCCAGCATCGCGGGACCGAGGCGCTGCCGGGGCTGGTTCTGGGCCTCGACCCGCAGGAGGGCGCGCTGTGCCAAGGTGTCGCGCTGCGCATCGCGCCCGCCGACCATGACCGGGTGCTGGCCGAACTGCGCGACCGCGAGCTGGTCACCGACGCCTATCGCGAGACGATCCTGCCCCTGGCGCTGGAGGACGGGCGCCGGGTGTCGGCGCTGGCCTATGTGATGCGGCGCGACCACTGGCAATATGCGGGCGATCTGCCGCATGACGAACAGGCCCGCATCATCGCCGCCGCCCATGGCGGGCGCGGGGCGAATGCCGACTACCTGTTCAACACCGCCGCCCATCTGGCACAGATCGGCATGGCCGACGACCATCTGGACGCCCTGTCGCAGGCGGTGCGGGCGCAGCAATCGCGGCAGGGGTGA
- a CDS encoding peptidoglycan -binding protein gives MRLSRNASAQRFSSTIWPGFVDAMTALLMVLMFVLTIFMVVQSVLREQIDTQDNTIIDQDRVITDQDQVISRQERQLDELGAQVAALGQALNASETREAGLAQELETEAERTARAEAEARDRAARIARLTSQLAQGETALADARTRLTDFEAEVAALLAERAQDQDRVATLETQLDETETRASAAELAVAAARAETDAQAEAARLAAARRDALEALTADLRAEMGQQQAQLDAAQTRLTEAEETRLVEAEAARLLRERLEGADTELTAMTLALEERRREAEETLTLLAAANAARDDAQTQAQVQLTEAERQAALLAAAQAQLDEQEGLTTDSQRRVAALNEQVAQLRAQLGSLQALLDAAGDEQADAELRVSDLGQQLNAALVRAAEATRAQLALEEEARLRAEAEAQDLTRYRSEFFGRLSQILSGREGVQVVGDRFVFQSEVLFAQGEATLSEAGRQQIGGLAQLLTDIADEIPPEIDWIIRVDGHTDGLRLSGTGRYADNWELSQGRALAVVRYLTEDLGFPDNRLAPTGFADTRPIASEDTPEGRALNRRIELKLTER, from the coding sequence ATGCGCCTGTCCCGCAACGCCTCGGCGCAGCGCTTTTCCTCGACCATCTGGCCGGGCTTCGTCGATGCGATGACCGCCCTCCTGATGGTGCTGATGTTCGTCCTGACGATCTTCATGGTCGTCCAGTCGGTGCTGCGCGAGCAGATCGACACGCAGGACAACACGATCATCGACCAGGACCGGGTGATCACCGATCAGGATCAGGTCATCTCGCGCCAGGAACGGCAGCTGGACGAGCTGGGCGCGCAGGTCGCGGCCCTGGGTCAGGCGCTGAACGCCTCGGAGACGCGCGAGGCCGGGCTGGCGCAGGAGCTGGAGACCGAGGCCGAACGCACCGCCCGCGCCGAGGCCGAGGCCCGCGACCGCGCCGCCCGCATCGCGCGCCTGACCAGCCAGCTGGCGCAGGGCGAGACGGCGCTGGCCGATGCCCGGACGCGCCTGACCGATTTCGAGGCCGAGGTTGCCGCCCTTCTGGCCGAGCGCGCGCAGGATCAGGACCGCGTCGCCACGCTGGAGACGCAGCTGGACGAGACCGAGACCCGCGCCTCGGCGGCCGAGCTGGCCGTGGCCGCCGCGCGCGCCGAGACCGATGCCCAGGCCGAGGCCGCGCGCCTGGCCGCCGCCCGCCGCGACGCGCTGGAGGCGCTGACCGCCGACCTGCGCGCCGAGATGGGCCAGCAGCAGGCGCAGCTTGACGCCGCCCAGACCCGCCTGACCGAGGCCGAGGAGACCCGCCTGGTCGAGGCCGAGGCCGCCCGCCTGCTGCGCGAGCGCCTGGAAGGCGCCGATACCGAGCTGACCGCCATGACCCTGGCGCTGGAAGAACGCCGCCGCGAGGCCGAAGAGACGCTGACCCTGCTGGCCGCCGCCAATGCCGCCCGCGACGACGCGCAGACCCAGGCCCAGGTGCAACTGACCGAAGCCGAGCGTCAGGCCGCGCTGCTGGCCGCCGCGCAGGCGCAGCTGGACGAACAGGAGGGGCTGACCACCGACAGCCAGCGCCGCGTCGCCGCGCTGAACGAACAGGTGGCGCAACTGCGCGCCCAGCTGGGATCGCTGCAGGCGCTGCTGGATGCCGCGGGCGACGAGCAGGCGGATGCGGAACTGCGCGTCTCGGATCTGGGGCAGCAGCTGAACGCGGCGCTGGTCCGCGCCGCCGAGGCGACCCGCGCCCAGCTGGCGCTGGAGGAGGAGGCCCGCCTGCGTGCCGAGGCCGAGGCGCAGGACCTGACCCGCTATCGGTCGGAATTCTTCGGGCGCCTGTCGCAGATCCTGTCGGGGCGCGAGGGGGTGCAGGTCGTGGGCGACCGCTTCGTCTTCCAGTCCGAGGTGCTGTTCGCCCAAGGAGAGGCAACCCTCTCCGAGGCCGGGCGCCAGCAGATCGGCGGTCTGGCGCAGCTTCTGACCGACATCGCGGACGAGATCCCGCCCGAGATCGACTGGATCATCCGCGTGGACGGCCATACCGACGGCCTGCGCCTGTCGGGCACCGGCCGCTATGCCGACAACTGGGAACTGAGCCAGGGCCGCGCGCTGGCCGTCGTGCGCTACCTGACCGAGGATCTGGGGTTTCCCGACAACCGCCTGGCGCCCACCGGCTTCGCCGACACCCGCCCCATCGCCTCCGAGGACACCCCCGAGGGCCGCGCCCTCAACCGCCGGATCGAGCTGAAGCTGACCGAACGCTAG
- a CDS encoding biopolymer transporter ExbB: MGAGSAPRFSQPVRQILMMLTVLGLVLAGGWFAYGRILPIFMANTWLNGLILGVFALGVLACFWQLGQLVRSVVWIEQFAARRRDAARPEGDSVAAPRLLAPLAALLGSRGPSGGAISASSASSILDSVATRIDEIRDITRYLANLLIFLGLLGTFYGLATTVPAVVETIRALAPQDGQTSLDIFEQLMTGLEAQLGGMATAFSSSLLGLAGSLVVGLLELFVAHGQNRFYRELEEWMSGFTRLSIAGGEGDGVDQAALAGFLEQMAGQMDRLQAYHTDRDVMRDEAALMADERVVVMAQAIDALVQQAQSEREAAAVEGDRLTRALTRLADGQDRQPAAQQAPDFSRLEGALDRLASELTEGREEMLAELRSDILVLTRAVRAARFGDALPDDLPPQGASRHRSGA, from the coding sequence ATGGGCGCGGGCAGCGCGCCGCGCTTCTCGCAGCCGGTGCGCCAGATCCTGATGATGCTGACGGTGCTGGGGCTGGTGCTGGCGGGGGGCTGGTTCGCCTATGGCCGCATCCTGCCGATCTTCATGGCCAACACCTGGCTGAACGGCCTGATCCTGGGGGTCTTCGCCTTGGGCGTGCTGGCCTGTTTCTGGCAGCTGGGGCAGCTGGTCCGCTCGGTCGTCTGGATCGAGCAGTTCGCCGCCCGCCGCCGCGACGCCGCCCGGCCCGAGGGGGACTCCGTCGCCGCGCCGCGCCTGCTGGCGCCGCTGGCTGCGCTTCTGGGGTCGCGCGGGCCGTCGGGCGGGGCGATCAGCGCCAGCTCGGCCAGCTCGATCCTGGATTCGGTGGCGACCCGCATCGACGAGATCCGCGACATCACCCGCTATCTGGCCAACCTGCTGATCTTTCTGGGCCTGCTGGGCACGTTCTACGGGCTGGCGACCACCGTGCCTGCGGTGGTCGAGACGATCCGCGCGCTGGCCCCGCAGGACGGGCAGACCAGCCTCGACATCTTCGAACAGCTGATGACCGGGCTGGAGGCACAGCTGGGCGGCATGGCCACGGCTTTCTCCTCCTCGCTTCTGGGACTGGCGGGATCGCTGGTCGTGGGCCTGCTGGAACTGTTCGTGGCGCATGGCCAGAACCGCTTCTACCGCGAGCTGGAGGAATGGATGTCGGGCTTCACCCGGCTCAGCATCGCGGGGGGCGAGGGCGACGGGGTCGACCAGGCGGCGCTGGCGGGCTTTCTGGAACAGATGGCCGGGCAGATGGACCGGTTGCAGGCCTATCACACCGACCGCGACGTGATGCGGGACGAGGCCGCGCTGATGGCCGACGAGCGCGTCGTGGTGATGGCCCAGGCCATCGATGCGCTGGTCCAGCAGGCGCAGTCCGAACGCGAGGCGGCGGCGGTCGAGGGCGACCGGCTGACCCGCGCCCTGACCCGGCTGGCCGACGGGCAGGACCGCCAGCCCGCCGCCCAACAGGCCCCGGACTTCTCGCGGCTGGAAGGGGCGCTTGACCGGCTGGCCTCGGAACTGACCGAGGGGCGCGAGGAGATGCTGGCCGAACTGCGTTCGGACATCCTGGTGCTGACCCGGGCCGTGCGGGCCGCGCGCTTCGGCGATGCGCTGCCCGACGATCTTCCCCCACAGGGCGCGTCCCGGCACCGGTCCGGGGCCTGA
- a CDS encoding SMR family transporter has translation MILSPYVPLGIAIALEVLGTSLLQRSEQFTRLAPTVGMALCYLASFYLLSVSLKVLPLGVAYAIWSACGVALVALIGWAAFGQRLDLPAVLGMGLIVAGVVVINVFSRTVGH, from the coding sequence ATGATCCTGTCGCCCTATGTGCCCTTGGGCATCGCCATCGCGCTGGAGGTGCTGGGCACCTCGCTGCTGCAGCGGTCCGAACAGTTTACCCGACTGGCCCCGACGGTGGGCATGGCGCTGTGCTACCTAGCCAGCTTCTACCTGCTGTCGGTCAGCCTGAAGGTGCTGCCCCTGGGGGTGGCCTATGCGATCTGGAGCGCCTGCGGCGTGGCGCTGGTCGCCCTGATCGGATGGGCCGCCTTCGGCCAGCGGCTGGACCTGCCCGCCGTCCTGGGGATGGGGCTGATCGTCGCCGGGGTCGTGGTCATCAATGTCTTTTCCCGCACGGTCGGGCACTAG
- the gap gene encoding type I glyceraldehyde-3-phosphate dehydrogenase, with protein MAVKVAINGFGRIGRNVLRAIIESGRTDIEVIAINDLGPVETNAHLLRYDSVHGRFPATVTVDGSSIDVGRGPIKVTAIRNPAELPWGDVDVVMECTGLFTSKEKVQAHLSTGAKRVLISAPGEDADKTIVYGVNHDTLTKDDLVVSNASCTTNCLSPVAKVLNDTIGIDRGFMTTIHSYTGDQPTLDTMHKDLYRARAAGLSMIPTSTGAAKAVGLVLPELKGKLDGVAIRVPTPNVSVVDLVFEASRDTSVAEINAAIKAAADGPLKGVLGYTEESLVSSDFNHDPHSSIFHMDQTKVMEGRMVRILTWYDNEWGFSNRMSDTAVAMGKLI; from the coding sequence ATGGCAGTCAAGGTCGCCATCAACGGCTTCGGCCGGATCGGTCGCAACGTCCTGCGCGCAATCATCGAATCGGGCCGCACCGATATCGAGGTCATTGCCATCAACGATCTGGGCCCGGTCGAGACCAACGCCCACCTGCTGCGCTATGACAGCGTGCATGGCCGCTTTCCGGCCACGGTGACCGTCGACGGATCCTCGATCGACGTGGGCCGCGGCCCGATCAAGGTGACCGCGATCCGCAACCCGGCCGAGCTGCCTTGGGGCGATGTCGATGTCGTCATGGAATGCACGGGCCTCTTCACCTCCAAGGAGAAGGTTCAGGCGCATCTGTCCACGGGCGCCAAGCGCGTGCTGATCTCGGCCCCCGGCGAGGATGCCGACAAGACCATCGTCTATGGCGTGAACCACGACACGCTGACCAAGGACGATCTGGTCGTCTCGAATGCCAGCTGCACGACGAACTGCCTGTCGCCGGTGGCCAAGGTCCTGAACGACACGATCGGCATCGATCGCGGCTTCATGACCACGATCCACAGCTATACCGGCGACCAGCCGACGCTGGACACGATGCACAAGGACCTGTACCGCGCCCGCGCAGCAGGCCTGTCGATGATCCCGACCTCGACCGGCGCCGCCAAGGCCGTGGGTCTGGTACTGCCGGAACTCAAGGGCAAGCTGGACGGCGTGGCCATCCGCGTTCCGACGCCCAACGTCTCGGTCGTGGACCTGGTGTTCGAGGCCAGCCGCGACACCTCGGTGGCCGAGATCAACGCCGCCATCAAGGCCGCGGCCGACGGCCCGCTAAAGGGTGTGCTGGGCTATACCGAGGAATCGCTGGTCTCGTCGGACTTCAACCACGATCCGCATTCCTCGATCTTCCACATGGACCAGACCAAGGTCATGGAGGGCCGCATGGTCCGCATCCTGACTTGGTACGACAACGAATGGGGGTTCTCGAACCGCATGTCCGACACCGCCGTGGCGATGGGCAAGCTGATCTGA
- a CDS encoding YihY/virulence factor BrkB family protein, with translation MQQDTGVLGALLGPLDPETRQKYGLEAPDATKAPPPEPAATGPKPGLRDLTRSDLLAVGKSVFNQIGEDRVTSVAGGVTFFGLLSLFPAITAFVSLYGLMADPSTIQSHLQMLRTLLPEGSFQIINDQVTAIASASTGALSLAGIVALLTAFWSANGGMKALLSALNVAFFQRETRSFLRLNVVAMCFTLGGLVMIALMLIVIAVVPVLLRMLPLGWGGETLVAVIRWPIMLAVLIVALAAVYRWGPAAPKSRWRWISPGAIFAGVALVVTSMLFSWYAANFGDYNETYGSLGAVIALMTWLWLNATIVLVGAEINSELEGHLKHMAGLEDDRPQKRGPKPQ, from the coding sequence ATGCAGCAGGACACCGGCGTTCTGGGGGCCCTTCTGGGCCCCCTCGACCCAGAGACGCGCCAGAAATACGGGCTGGAGGCGCCTGACGCGACCAAGGCGCCGCCGCCCGAGCCTGCTGCCACCGGCCCCAAGCCCGGCCTGCGCGATCTGACGCGCAGCGATCTGCTGGCGGTCGGCAAGTCCGTCTTCAACCAGATCGGCGAGGACCGGGTGACCTCGGTCGCCGGCGGCGTCACCTTCTTCGGGCTCCTGTCCCTGTTTCCGGCGATCACGGCCTTCGTGTCGCTCTATGGTCTGATGGCCGATCCCTCGACCATCCAGTCGCATCTGCAGATGCTGCGGACCCTGCTGCCCGAGGGGTCGTTCCAGATCATCAACGATCAGGTGACGGCCATCGCCTCAGCTTCGACCGGCGCGCTGTCGCTGGCCGGGATCGTGGCGCTGCTGACCGCCTTCTGGTCGGCCAATGGCGGGATGAAGGCACTGCTGTCGGCACTGAACGTGGCCTTCTTCCAGCGCGAGACGCGCAGCTTCCTGCGCCTGAACGTCGTGGCCATGTGCTTCACGCTTGGTGGGCTGGTGATGATTGCCTTGATGCTGATCGTCATCGCGGTCGTGCCGGTCCTCTTGCGCATGCTGCCTTTGGGCTGGGGCGGCGAGACGCTGGTCGCCGTGATCCGCTGGCCGATCATGCTGGCCGTGCTGATCGTCGCGCTGGCGGCGGTCTATCGGTGGGGGCCCGCCGCGCCCAAGTCGCGCTGGCGCTGGATCTCTCCGGGCGCGATCTTCGCGGGCGTCGCGCTGGTCGTCACCTCGATGCTGTTCTCCTGGTACGCGGCGAATTTCGGCGATTACAACGAGACCTACGGATCCCTGGGCGCGGTCATCGCGCTGATGACATGGCTGTGGCTGAACGCCACGATCGTGCTGGTCGGCGCCGAGATCAATTCCGAGCTTGAGGGACATCTGAAGCATATGGCAGGCTTGGAGGACGACCGTCCCCAGAAACGAGGACCCAAGCCGCAATGA
- the purB gene encoding adenylosuccinate lyase, translated as MIPRYSRPDMVAIWSPETKFRIWYEIEAHACDAQADLGVIPRANAEAVWRAKDVQFDVARIDEIEAVTKHDVIAFLTHLAEHVGADQARFVHQGMTSSDVLDTTLNVQLVRASDLLLAGMDRVLAALKTRAFEHKDTVRIGRSHGIHAEPTTMGLTFARFYAEMARGRVRLERARDEIATGAISGAVGTFANIDPAVEEHVCAKLGLRPEPVSTQVIPRDRHAMFFAVLGVIASSIENIAIEIRHMQRTEVLEAEEFFSPGQKGSSAMPHKRNPVLTENLTGLARLVRMSVIPAMENVALWHERDISHSSVERAIAPDTTITLDFALHRLAGVVEKLVIYPETMLANMNKFKGLVMSQRVLLALTQAGVSREDSYRLVQRNAMKVWEKGADFKTELLADAEVTAALSPAEIEEKFDLGYHTKHVDTIFARVFDSAPL; from the coding sequence ATGATCCCGCGTTACAGCCGCCCCGACATGGTCGCCATCTGGTCGCCCGAGACCAAGTTCCGCATCTGGTACGAGATCGAGGCCCATGCCTGCGACGCCCAGGCCGATCTGGGCGTGATCCCGCGCGCGAATGCCGAGGCCGTCTGGCGCGCGAAGGACGTGCAGTTCGACGTGGCCCGCATCGACGAGATCGAGGCCGTCACCAAGCATGACGTCATCGCCTTCCTGACCCATCTGGCCGAACATGTGGGCGCCGATCAGGCGCGCTTCGTCCATCAGGGCATGACCAGCAGCGACGTTCTGGACACGACGCTGAATGTGCAGCTGGTCCGCGCCTCGGACCTTTTGCTGGCCGGCATGGACCGCGTTCTGGCCGCGCTGAAGACCCGGGCGTTCGAACACAAGGACACCGTCCGCATCGGCCGCAGCCATGGCATCCATGCCGAACCCACCACGATGGGCCTGACCTTCGCCCGCTTCTATGCGGAAATGGCGCGCGGTCGCGTCCGTCTGGAACGCGCCCGCGACGAGATCGCCACCGGCGCGATCAGCGGCGCGGTCGGCACCTTCGCCAATATCGACCCGGCGGTCGAGGAACATGTCTGCGCAAAACTGGGCCTGCGACCGGAACCGGTCAGCACGCAGGTCATCCCGCGCGACCGCCATGCCATGTTCTTTGCCGTGCTGGGCGTCATCGCCTCCAGCATCGAGAACATCGCCATCGAGATCCGCCACATGCAGCGCACCGAGGTACTGGAGGCCGAGGAGTTCTTCAGCCCCGGCCAGAAGGGCAGCTCGGCTATGCCCCACAAGCGCAACCCGGTCCTGACCGAGAACCTGACCGGGCTGGCGCGTCTGGTGCGCATGTCCGTCATCCCCGCGATGGAGAACGTGGCGCTGTGGCACGAGCGCGACATCAGCCATTCCTCGGTCGAGCGCGCGATCGCGCCCGATACCACCATCACGCTGGACTTCGCGCTGCACCGCCTGGCGGGCGTGGTCGAAAAGCTGGTGATCTATCCCGAGACGATGCTGGCCAACATGAACAAGTTCAAGGGTCTGGTCATGTCGCAGCGCGTGCTGCTGGCCCTGACGCAGGCGGGCGTGTCGCGCGAGGACAGCTATCGTCTGGTCCAGCGCAACGCCATGAAGGTCTGGGAGAAGGGCGCCGACTTCAAGACCGAGCTGCTGGCCGACGCCGAGGTCACCGCCGCCCTGTCCCCCGCCGAGATCGAGGAGAAGTTCGATCTGGGTTATCACACCAAGCATGTCGACACGATCTTTGCCCGCGTTTTCGACAGCGCGCCGCTTTAG